From one Methanomassiliicoccales archaeon genomic stretch:
- the cobO gene encoding cob(I)yrinic acid a,c-diamide adenosyltransferase, with translation MLEPNEGCDSMERNELGLLHVYTGEGKGKTTAALGLVLRAWGHGLRVCVVQFMKRGEDYGEIQALRKIGVDVYQFGSGKLIRKGHHCQDDVDCARRALEFCRSTLSCGEYDLVVLDEVNVAAYFELVPTGEVIGALRGRGKEVEVVCTGRNAPDELVREADIVTVMTMEKHPYDQGLVARKGIEY, from the coding sequence TTGCTGGAGCCGAATGAAGGGTGCGATAGCATGGAAAGGAACGAACTGGGCCTACTGCACGTGTACACCGGCGAGGGGAAAGGCAAGACCACCGCCGCCCTAGGGCTGGTCCTTCGGGCCTGGGGACACGGTCTCAGGGTTTGCGTGGTCCAGTTCATGAAGAGGGGCGAGGACTACGGCGAGATACAGGCCCTGAGGAAGATTGGTGTAGATGTCTACCAGTTCGGGTCGGGAAAGCTGATTCGGAAGGGCCACCACTGCCAGGATGACGTGGACTGCGCCCGGCGGGCATTGGAGTTCTGCAGGTCGACGCTCAGCTGCGGGGAGTACGACCTGGTGGTATTGGATGAGGTGAACGTGGCCGCATATTTCGAGCTTGTACCGACAGGCGAAGTAATAGGGGCGCTCAGGGGACGGGGGAAGGAAGTGGAAGTGGTCTGCACAGGCCGTAACGCGCCAGACGAGCTCGTACGGGAGGCGGACATCGTCACGGTGATGACCATGGAGAAGCACCCCTACGACCAGGGACTGGTGGCCAGAAAAGGCATAGAATACTAA